The Ruminococcus bovis genome includes a region encoding these proteins:
- a CDS encoding amino acid permease — protein sequence MEQKSKFDKVMGAWDILVIAFGAMIGWGWVINSGDWITTAGFMGSMIAMLIGGLMVFFVGLTYAELTSAMPQCGGEHVFSYRAMGPTGSFVCTWMIILGYVATAAFEATALPTVITYLFPDFNQVYLYTIAGKDIYLTTVLLGVGFAVLITFINIRGAKAAAILQTVLTAIISIAGILLVVGSAVNGDSSNITGQMWESGSGSTLGSVFKVACMTPFLFIGFDVIPQAAEEINVPYKKIGKIMLLSIVLAVAWYLLIIFAVCYIMPQSAIAQEMSSQNGLVSAKAIEIAFRSPLMGKVLIIGGLCGIITSWNSFLMGGSRALYSMGESLMIPKKFGELGKHKTPTAAIILCGIACVAAPFFGRGVLVWLVDAASFGCVIAYMFVSISFCILRKKKPEMARPYKVKAGKFVGFMAVLMAGFMVLLYIVPASFSAALVWQEWIVVGIWLALGVFFYFYSKKKYGTEFGRDIFIVEDGGKSEEQEVTVLPNAKYPNRHFVITVGCEYGSGGPQIAKMVADKLGIEYYNRDLVDKVVAQIGVDKGLVEEADTKKGVRYAFDTSYGVRYANLSNRVIDAQFQAINNFANKSSCVIVGRSSDYILRNRNDVLNVFIYAPQEDEIAEVMKEKGLKNMHKAKEEWESVDKAQHARHEYITGKKRGDRHTRSMLIDSSILGWDETADVIIDMIDRKFQQEDAMQLKKEA from the coding sequence ATGGAACAGAAATCTAAATTTGACAAAGTAATGGGTGCCTGGGACATACTTGTTATTGCATTTGGTGCAATGATAGGTTGGGGCTGGGTAATTAATTCAGGTGACTGGATTACAACTGCCGGATTTATGGGTTCAATGATAGCAATGCTAATCGGTGGTCTTATGGTATTTTTCGTAGGACTTACCTATGCAGAGCTTACTTCAGCAATGCCTCAGTGTGGTGGTGAACATGTATTCAGTTACAGAGCCATGGGGCCTACCGGTTCTTTCGTGTGTACATGGATGATTATATTAGGATATGTGGCTACTGCAGCATTTGAGGCAACTGCACTTCCAACAGTAATTACTTATCTTTTCCCTGATTTTAATCAGGTTTACCTCTATACAATAGCCGGAAAAGATATTTATTTAACAACGGTTCTATTAGGTGTTGGTTTTGCAGTATTAATTACATTTATTAATATCAGAGGTGCTAAGGCAGCAGCTATATTACAGACTGTTCTTACTGCAATTATCTCTATAGCAGGTATTCTTCTTGTAGTTGGTTCTGCAGTTAATGGTGATAGCTCTAATATTACAGGACAAATGTGGGAATCAGGCTCAGGTTCTACTCTTGGTAGTGTATTTAAAGTAGCTTGTATGACACCATTCCTATTTATAGGCTTTGATGTAATTCCACAGGCAGCAGAGGAAATTAATGTGCCATATAAGAAGATTGGTAAAATAATGCTTCTGTCTATTGTATTAGCTGTTGCGTGGTATCTCCTTATCATATTTGCAGTTTGTTACATAATGCCACAGAGTGCAATCGCACAGGAAATGTCATCACAAAACGGACTTGTATCAGCAAAGGCTATTGAAATTGCCTTCAGATCACCACTTATGGGCAAGGTTCTTATTATCGGTGGCTTATGTGGTATTATCACATCATGGAATTCATTCCTAATGGGTGGTAGCCGTGCACTTTACTCAATGGGTGAGTCCCTTATGATTCCTAAAAAGTTTGGTGAATTAGGAAAGCATAAGACTCCAACTGCTGCTATCATTCTTTGTGGTATTGCTTGTGTTGCAGCTCCTTTCTTTGGAAGAGGCGTACTTGTATGGTTAGTTGATGCAGCTTCATTTGGTTGTGTTATTGCTTATATGTTTGTTTCAATTTCATTTTGTATTCTTCGTAAGAAGAAGCCTGAAATGGCAAGACCTTATAAGGTTAAGGCAGGTAAATTTGTTGGATTTATGGCTGTGCTTATGGCCGGTTTTATGGTATTGCTTTACATTGTTCCGGCATCATTCTCAGCAGCACTTGTATGGCAAGAATGGATTGTAGTGGGTATCTGGCTTGCGCTTGGTGTTTTCTTCTATTTCTATTCTAAGAAGAAATATGGCACAGAGTTTGGTCGTGACATTTTCATTGTGGAAGACGGTGGAAAGTCAGAAGAACAGGAAGTTACAGTTCTTCCAAATGCAAAGTATCCAAACAGACATTTTGTTATTACTGTTGGTTGTGAATACGGAAGTGGTGGACCACAGATTGCCAAGATGGTTGCCGACAAATTAGGAATTGAGTATTATAACAGAGACCTTGTTGATAAGGTTGTTGCACAGATTGGTGTTGATAAGGGACTTGTAGAAGAGGCAGATACAAAGAAAGGTGTTAGATATGCATTTGATACATCATATGGTGTAAGATATGCAAACCTTTCTAACAGAGTTATTGATGCCCAGTTCCAGGCAATTAATAATTTTGCCAATAAGTCATCATGTGTTATTGTTGGTCGAAGCAGTGACTACATTTTAAGAAACAGAAACGATGTTCTCAATGTATTTATATATGCACCTCAGGAAGATGAAATTGCTGAGGTTATGAAAGAAAAAGGTCTTAAGAATATGCATAAGGCTAAAGAAGAATGGGAGTCTGTTGATAAAGCACAACATGCAAGACATGAGTACATTACAGGTAAGAAGCGTGGCGACAGACATACACGAAGTATGCTTATCGACAGTAGTATCTTAGGCTGGGATGAAACAGCTGATGTGATTATTGATATGATTGACCGTAAGTTTCAGCAAGAAGATGCAATGCAGTTAAAGAAGGAGGCTTAA
- a CDS encoding iron-containing alcohol dehydrogenase, whose translation MKGFSIKTEIQEYDTFEQFADDAEIGENDLVLCGEHTFNKYIAPLNTGVQTLFREKYGKGEPTDGMVDEILNELRDKTYNRIIAVGGGTVIDIAKVVAVAENDDTVDDLYDKVGSLSKVHPLIIVPTTCGTGSEVTNISVINRVSKGVKMGLADPAMLADSAVMITNMLDSLPYKIFATSSIDAMVHSVESFLSPNGCSISRIFSTEALKTILKCWKKSVETKGEDAWKTYAADFLKASNWAGLGFGYAGCAAVHACAYPLGSVYHIPHGQSNQLMFKDVMKMYKKIKPTGRINDLETIIAESLSVTPENALEELYSLMDKVLESAPLEEFGVKKSDLPIFAKDVIKTQQRLLKNNYVELSEEQILEIYKSAY comes from the coding sequence ATGAAGGGCTTTTCTATAAAGACAGAAATACAGGAATATGATACATTTGAACAGTTTGCAGATGATGCTGAAATCGGTGAGAATGACCTTGTGTTATGTGGAGAACATACCTTTAACAAATATATTGCTCCACTTAACACAGGTGTCCAGACGCTTTTCCGTGAAAAATACGGCAAAGGCGAACCAACTGACGGTATGGTTGATGAAATTCTTAATGAACTTCGTGATAAGACATATAACCGTATAATTGCAGTTGGTGGTGGTACAGTTATTGATATTGCAAAGGTTGTTGCCGTTGCAGAAAATGACGACACTGTTGATGATCTTTATGATAAGGTAGGAAGTCTTAGCAAGGTTCACCCTCTTATTATTGTTCCCACAACATGCGGAACAGGAAGTGAAGTCACTAATATTTCAGTAATCAATCGTGTCAGTAAAGGTGTAAAAATGGGTCTGGCAGATCCGGCAATGCTTGCCGATAGTGCAGTTATGATAACTAATATGCTTGACTCACTTCCATATAAGATATTTGCAACTTCTTCAATAGATGCAATGGTTCACAGTGTTGAATCATTCCTAAGTCCTAATGGTTGCAGTATTTCAAGAATTTTTTCAACAGAAGCACTTAAGACTATTTTAAAATGTTGGAAAAAATCCGTAGAAACCAAAGGTGAGGATGCATGGAAAACTTATGCAGCAGATTTCTTAAAAGCATCTAACTGGGCAGGACTTGGATTTGGCTATGCTGGTTGTGCAGCAGTTCATGCCTGTGCTTACCCTTTAGGCTCTGTGTATCATATACCTCATGGACAGTCAAACCAGCTTATGTTTAAGGATGTTATGAAGATGTATAAAAAGATTAAGCCAACAGGCAGAATCAATGACCTTGAAACTATTATCGCAGAAAGTCTTTCAGTAACACCTGAAAATGCACTTGAAGAACTTTATTCACTTATGGATAAAGTGCTGGAAAGTGCACCACTTGAAGAATTTGGTGTAAAAAAATCTGACCTTCCAATATTCGCAAAGGATGTAATTAAGACTCAGCAAAGACTCCTAAAGAATAATTATGTAGAGCTTAGTGAGGAGCAGATACTTGAAATATACAAATCTGCATACTAG
- a CDS encoding P-type ATPase has translation MPNPIATALTIYNGAKYIKNGLKALSECKLNVDVLDSASIVACFARKNFKTASTVMFLLSISGLLEKYTRERTKAVLTDSLVIKTDKVWLVTSGEDVEIPITELQVGDEIRIHTGNVIPIDGIVTDGEATVNEASITGESLPVMKVADTSVYAGTVIEEGSVVVKVRELSSNTKISKII, from the coding sequence GTGCCTAATCCTATTGCCACAGCACTTACTATTTACAATGGTGCTAAGTACATTAAAAATGGCTTAAAAGCACTTAGTGAATGTAAGTTAAATGTTGATGTACTGGACAGTGCATCTATTGTCGCTTGTTTTGCAAGAAAGAACTTTAAAACTGCAAGTACAGTTATGTTCTTACTATCAATTTCAGGTTTACTTGAAAAATATACCAGAGAAAGAACTAAGGCTGTTTTGACTGATAGCCTAGTTATTAAGACTGACAAGGTATGGCTTGTGACTTCCGGTGAAGATGTTGAGATACCTATTACTGAACTACAGGTTGGGGATGAAATCCGTATTCATACAGGTAATGTTATCCCTATTGACGGTATTGTTACAGATGGTGAAGCTACAGTTAATGAGGCATCTATTACAGGTGAATCTCTACCGGTAATGAAGGTTGCCGATACTTCTGTATATGCCGGTACAGTAATTGAAGAAGGTTCTGTTGTTGTAAAAGTAAGAGAACTTTCTTCAAACACAAAGATTAGCAAGATTATATAG
- a CDS encoding calcium/sodium antiporter: MMILQVFLLLVGFLLLVKGADWFVEGAASIAKKMGIPQLVVGLTIVAMGTSMPEAAVSITAAISGNAGITIGNVVGSNIMNILIILGITSVITSVAIQKSTLYYEIPFMIGITVIMMIFGFTDSKITFFESVILCILFIAFLGYLFYMAKKGSPTEEETAKDFPVWKCLLLMVIGGIMVVKGSDFAVDGASYIAKYFGLSDRLIGLTIVAFGTSLPELVTSITAAKKGNVDIAIGNIVGSNIFNILFVIGITGLICDVPFESKFMIDTCVAIGAGVLLWLGTIKHKELRRPCGILMLLCYAGYFAYLCVK, translated from the coding sequence ATGATGATATTACAAGTGTTTTTACTGCTTGTTGGCTTTTTGCTACTTGTAAAAGGTGCTGATTGGTTTGTAGAGGGTGCTGCAAGTATTGCGAAGAAAATGGGAATACCTCAGTTAGTAGTAGGTCTTACTATTGTTGCAATGGGTACAAGTATGCCTGAAGCAGCAGTTAGTATTACTGCTGCAATAAGTGGCAATGCCGGAATTACTATAGGTAATGTTGTAGGCAGTAATATTATGAATATATTGATTATTCTGGGTATTACTTCAGTTATAACAAGTGTTGCTATCCAAAAGTCAACATTATATTATGAAATACCCTTTATGATAGGCATTACTGTTATAATGATGATATTTGGTTTTACCGATTCAAAAATTACTTTCTTTGAAAGTGTAATTCTTTGTATATTGTTTATTGCATTTTTAGGCTATCTGTTTTATATGGCTAAGAAAGGCTCACCAACCGAAGAAGAAACTGCAAAAGATTTTCCGGTATGGAAATGCCTTTTACTTATGGTGATAGGTGGTATTATGGTAGTAAAGGGTAGTGATTTTGCTGTAGATGGTGCATCTTATATAGCTAAATATTTTGGACTAAGTGATAGACTTATCGGATTAACTATTGTAGCCTTTGGTACTTCATTACCTGAACTTGTAACATCAATTACAGCAGCAAAGAAAGGAAATGTTGATATTGCTATTGGTAATATAGTAGGTAGTAATATCTTTAATATATTATTTGTAATAGGTATAACCGGTCTTATCTGTGATGTACCATTTGAAAGCAAGTTTATGATTGATACTTGTGTAGCTATTGGTGCAGGTGTACTTCTTTGGCTTGGTACAATTAAGCATAAAGAACTTAGACGACCTTGTGGTATATTAATGTTACTTTGTTATGCCGGATATTTTGCTTACTTATGTGTTAAGTAA